The Vicinamibacterales bacterium genome includes the window AGGGATGGTTCTGGTACATTCCGCAGCACGACAACATCGTGTCGGTCGGCGTGGTCGCGCCGTTCGACTATCTCTTCAAGGGACGCGGCAAGGACTTCGGCGCGATCTACGACGAAGAAGTCGAGCGGACGCCCGCGGTCAGGAAACGCATCGAGATGGCGGGGCGCGTCACCGGCTTCTTTGCCACCAAGGATTATTCCTACCGGACCACGCGCGCATCCGGCGACGGATGGGTGCTGGTCGGCGACGCCTGGGGGTTCCTCGACCCGCTGTATTCCTCCGGCGTCCTGCTGGCGCTGAAGTCCGGCGAGCTCGCGGCGGACGCGATCGCCGACGGCCTGAAAAAGGGAGACACCTCGGAGGCGCAGCTCGGACGCTGGGCGCAGAACTTCAACGTCGGCGTCGATCGCATGCGGCGCCTGGTCTGCGAGTACTACGCCGGTTTCAGCTTCGGCAACTTCATGCGCCACCATCCGGAGATGCGCGGCACGGTGACGGACCTGCTGATCGGCGACCTGTTCGACGATCGCGTCGACAAGGTCTGGGCACCGATGGAAGAGATGTACCCGGAGAACCGGCACGTGATCCCGGCGTGGGATGCCGGCACGGCGACGGCGGACGCGCCGGAGAAGGCGAACGAGCTGTTCCTGCCGGACGAACTCAGCCGCCGCGTGTAGAATCACCTCCTTCCTTATGGCTGTCAGCTCTGCGGTTCAATCGAGAGGTCGTATGTGGATACTGTTCGTCGCCGGGGCGGTGCTGTCGTGGGGCGCCTACGGCGTGCTGCTGCACCGCGGCCAGGTGATGCTCGGCAATCCCTTGAAGGCGCTGCTCTGTGTCGGCGTCGCCTACTTCCTGATCGGGGTGCTGGTGCCGGTGGCGGCGCTCTCGGCGCAGGGCGGGATGTCGAATTTCAACGGCGGCGGCCTGGTCATGGCGACGATCGCCGGCGCGCTCGGCGCCGCCGGCGCGGCGTGCATCATCTATGCGTTCCGGACCGGCGGACTGCCCCTCTACGTCATGCCGCTGGTCTTCGGCGGCGCGCCGATCGTGAACGTGCTGGTCAGCATGGCGATCCATCCGCCCCGGAGCGCGATCAATCCGATGCTCTATGTCGGTTTCCTGCTCGCCTCGGCGGGCGCCGCGATGGTGCTGTACTTCCGTCCGGCGTCATGATCCCCGGACGCTTGGGGGTTGGGCGTTGGGCAGTCGGGAGTTTGCTCGCGGCGCTCAGCGCAACGGCCAGCGCCGCGAACCAGGAATGGCCGCAATGGCGCGGCCCCGGCGGGCACGGCATCTCCGCCGAAAGGGACCTGCCGCTCGAATGGGCCGCCGCGGCAGCAGGCACCCCGGCCGTCAATATCAAGTGGAAGACTGAAATCCCCGGTCGCGGCCACTCGTCGCCGATCGTCTGGCGCAACCGCCTCTTCGTCACCACCGCGATCAAAGGAGCGCACGTGCCCGGCCGGAAGGCGCCCGTGCACCTGGATTTCAACCGGCAGCCCGGCTACGTGCACCCCGATACGCTCGACGTCGATTACCGGCACACGCTGAAGGTCTTCGCCGTCGACACCGCGACCGGGAAGATCGTCTGGGAGCGCACCGCCTACGACGGCACGATGGCCGACGATCGCCACAAGAAGAACACCTACGCGACATCGACGATGGTGACGGACGGCGAGCGCGCGTACGCATTCTTCGAGTCCGCGGGACTCTACGCCTACTCGTTCGAGGGCTCCCTGGCCTGGAAGAAGGATCTCGGGCCGATCATCAAGGCCGGGATGGGACCCGGCACCTCCCCCATCCTCTACAAGGACCTGATCATCGTGCAGTGCGATCAGGAAATGGGCGACGGGTCGTTCCTGATCGCCTTGAACCGCAGGAACGGCGACGAAGTGTGGCGGACGGCGCGCGCGCACCGGCGCAGCTGGGCGACGCCGCTCGTGGTGAGCGCCGGGAATCGCGACGAGCTGATCGCCTCCGGGGCCGAGTCGGTCGTCGCCTACGATCCGGCGACCGGCAAGGAGTTGTGGAAGGCCAGGGGGACCGTCAGCCATCCGATCCCGAGCGCCGTGACGACCAGGGGCGTCGTCCTGCTGACCGCCGGCAGTTCGTCCAAGAATGCGCTCGCCGTGCGCCCGGGCAGCGGCGAGCTGCTGTGGACCTACAACAAGGGGGCCGCCTACGTCCCCTCGCCGATCGCGCTTGGCGACTACTTCTACATGGTGAGCGACGCCGGGCTGATGACCTGCCTCGACGCGGTGACCGGCGAACGGAAATACGAGGGGGGCCGTCCACCGGTGCCGGCAACCTTCACCGCCTCGCCGATTGCGTTCGACGACAAGATCCTGCTGACCAGCGAGGACGGCGACACGTTCGTCGTCAAGGCCGGCCCGGTGCACGAAGTGCTGCGGACGAATTCGGTCGGCGAGCCGGTCTACGCTTCCCCTGCCGTCGCCAATGGCACCATCTACATACGCGGCGAGAGACACCTCTTCGCGATAGGCAAGACGCGATGACATCACCGCGACGTCCGGGAGCGGGGAGCTGGTCGCTGGGGAGCCTGCTCCTGGCGCTCAGCGTCGGACTGAGCGCCGGCGCCGCCCAATGGCCGCAGTGGCGCGGACCCGACCGCAACGGATCGACGGCGGCGGCGCCGAAGTGGCCGGAGGCGTGGAAGCGCGCGTGGCGAACCGCGGTGGGCGAGGGCTATTCCTCGCCCGTGGTTGCCGCGGGGCGCGTGTTCGTCCACAGCCGCACGGATCCCGAGGAGGTCGTGACGGCGATCGATCTCGCCAGCGGCAAAGTGCTCTGGCAGCAGAAGTACACGTCGCCGTTCAGCAAGAACCAGTACGCCGGGAACATGGCGAAGGGGCCGCATGCGACGCCGCTGATCGCCGGCGACCACGTCATCACCATGGGCGGCTCCGCCATCGTCTCGGCGTGGAACGCGGCCAGCGGCGCGCTGGCATGGCGCAAGGACTACTCGGCGAGCGTGGATCTCTCGAAGCTCTTCACCGGCACGGCGGCGTCTCCGCTGCTCGAGGGAGGATCGGTGATCGTGCAGGTCGGGAGCGACGTCCACGGCGGGCGGATCATCGCGCTCGATCCGAAGACGGGCGCGGAGCGCTGGACGTGGAAGGGCAAGGGGCCGGGCTACGCGTCGCCGGTCGCGTTCACGGCCGGCGGCACGCGGCAGATCGCCACCATGACGAACGGGTCCGTCGAAGGGCTCGACGCGAAAGCGGGGACCTCGCTGTGGTCCGTGCCATTTCCGGACGAATGGCACGAGAACATCGTCACGCCCGTCTGGACGGGCCGGCACCTGATCGTCTCGGGGACGCGGGCCGGGACGCACGCCTACACGCTCACCCGGACGGGCGGAAAGTGGCAGGCGGCCGAGGCGTGGAAGAACCCGGAGGTGGCGATGTACATG containing:
- a CDS encoding NAD(P)/FAD-dependent oxidoreductase; the encoded protein is MQHPDVVVIGGGPAGSTVSTLLAQQGLRVQLFERERFPRFHIGESLIPETYWVLKRLNMLERMQKSHFVKKYSVQFVNAQGKESAPFYFWDNKPHECSQTWQVVRSEFDQMLLENARAHGVDAQEGVRVMDVIFEPAASGGPGGPRAVGVRLKDREVRASVVVDASGQNGLIANRLGLRVWDPILNKGAIWTYWEGAYRDTGKDEGATMVLQTPDRKGWFWYIPQHDNIVSVGVVAPFDYLFKGRGKDFGAIYDEEVERTPAVRKRIEMAGRVTGFFATKDYSYRTTRASGDGWVLVGDAWGFLDPLYSSGVLLALKSGELAADAIADGLKKGDTSEAQLGRWAQNFNVGVDRMRRLVCEYYAGFSFGNFMRHHPEMRGTVTDLLIGDLFDDRVDKVWAPMEEMYPENRHVIPAWDAGTATADAPEKANELFLPDELSRRV
- a CDS encoding PQQ-binding-like beta-propeller repeat protein, encoding MLAALSATASAANQEWPQWRGPGGHGISAERDLPLEWAAAAAGTPAVNIKWKTEIPGRGHSSPIVWRNRLFVTTAIKGAHVPGRKAPVHLDFNRQPGYVHPDTLDVDYRHTLKVFAVDTATGKIVWERTAYDGTMADDRHKKNTYATSTMVTDGERAYAFFESAGLYAYSFEGSLAWKKDLGPIIKAGMGPGTSPILYKDLIIVQCDQEMGDGSFLIALNRRNGDEVWRTARAHRRSWATPLVVSAGNRDELIASGAESVVAYDPATGKELWKARGTVSHPIPSAVTTRGVVLLTAGSSSKNALAVRPGSGELLWTYNKGAAYVPSPIALGDYFYMVSDAGLMTCLDAVTGERKYEGGRPPVPATFTASPIAFDDKILLTSEDGDTFVVKAGPVHEVLRTNSVGEPVYASPAVANGTIYIRGERHLFAIGKTR
- a CDS encoding PQQ-binding-like beta-propeller repeat protein, producing MTSPRRPGAGSWSLGSLLLALSVGLSAGAAQWPQWRGPDRNGSTAAAPKWPEAWKRAWRTAVGEGYSSPVVAAGRVFVHSRTDPEEVVTAIDLASGKVLWQQKYTSPFSKNQYAGNMAKGPHATPLIAGDHVITMGGSAIVSAWNAASGALAWRKDYSASVDLSKLFTGTAASPLLEGGSVIVQVGSDVHGGRIIALDPKTGAERWTWKGKGPGYASPVAFTAGGTRQIATMTNGSVEGLDAKAGTSLWSVPFPDEWHENIVTPVWTGRHLIVSGTRAGTHAYTLTRTGGKWQAAEAWKNPEVAMYMSTPVLADGILYGLSSRRRGQFVAVDAATGALKWATEGRATNHASILLTPSHVLLLTAGGELVLVKPSPAKYDEERRYTIADSETWAVPVILADGLIVRDAGGVMKLTP